In Helianthus annuus cultivar XRQ/B chromosome 3, HanXRQr2.0-SUNRISE, whole genome shotgun sequence, a single window of DNA contains:
- the LOC118490460 gene encoding proline-rich receptor-like protein kinase PERK10, with translation MSSSSESGVSDTIDPIAIVSDDEIIPEDEVFTFDTTSSNDDDFRPFALPDFGDDIPIADGFPDGDLPLVQIPAPFPLAAFPGPPEGAQDDVAIPLDEFPIVDAIAIPPVEVPVVEILADPSGPDSFESVSSSTLHALGLQCYPTDTDSDTAMFAAPVPPQDFEFDDEFDPVFPHDFDPDHESEFVPDEQPFEAPVFLDDQLLDVLADHELAPADPEPEIAPEPIPAHDPLPEHDPVPVDVTVVAPPLHDPIPVLIDHTPFATHVDTRYAHTRNGWIEDDDDYPPFVRPVTPPPAPVHAPIHIAPFHPHESDIHRTDLPVIFLQDIPPPRPGEGPSSQQASHVPFMSATDHFMPQFTHTAPSSAPTGEPLMWFLPNVMPISDPHHPFHIGYSRDDLLLSLQLQQDMLGRRVTELERIPRPPPGAGPSQFAAPSAPLFPYPDFDI, from the exons ATGTCATCTTCCTCCGAGAGTGGAGTATCAGACACCATAGACCCTATAGCCATAGTATCGGATGACGAGATCATCCCAGAGGACGAGGTTTTTACATTTGACACCACGAGTAGCAACGATGATGATTTTCGGCCCTTCGCTTTACCAGATTTTGGAGATGACATACCTATAGCTGATGGTTTTCCTGATGGGGATCTACCTCTTGTTCAGATCCCTGCTCCTTTTCCTCTTGCTGCATTTCCT GGTCCCCCTGAGGGTGCCCAGGATGATGTTGCTATTCCTCTTGATGAGTTTCCAATTGTTGATGCCATTGCTATTCCACCTGTCGAGGTTCCTGTTGTGGAGATTTTAGCTGACCCGTCTGGTCCCGATTCATTTGAGTCTGTGTCATCTTCTACTCTTCATGCACTGGGATTACAGTGTTATCCCACTGACACTGATTCGGACACCGCTATGTTTGCAGCGCCTGTTCCGCCGCAggatttcgagttcgatgatgaatTTGACCCTGTCTTTCCACATgattttgatccagaccatgagaGTGAGTTCGTCCCTGATGAGCAGCCTTTTGAGGCACCTGTTTTTCTTGATGATCAGCTCCTGGATGTACTCGCTGATCATGAGCTTGCTCCAGCTGACCCAGAGCCTGAGATTGCACCTGAGCCTATACCGGCACACGATCCTTTACCTGAGCACGATCCGGTACCTGTCGATGTAACAGTTGTTGCACCACCTCTGCATGACCCGATCCCTGTACTTATTGACCATACTCCTTTTGCTACCCATGTAGACACCAGATATGCACACACCCGCAATGGGTGGATTGAGGATGACGACGACTACCCTCCTTTTGTCAGACCAGTTACTCCCCCTCCTGCACCTGTACATGCACCCATTCATATCGCCCCATTTCACCCGCATGAGTCTGACATTCACCGCACAGATCTACCGGTCATATTCCTTCAGGATATCCCTCCTCCCCGTCCTGGGGAAGGACCATCAAGTCAGCAGGCCAGTCACGTACCTTTTATGTCAGCAACCGATCATTTCATGCCACAGTTTACACACACTGCTCCTTCTTCTGCACCCACGGGCGAGCCACTTATGTGGTTTCTGCCCAACGTGATGCCTATATCGGATCCACACCATCCCTTCCACATTGGATACTCGAGGGATGATCTGCTTTTATCCTTGCAGCTCCAGCAGGATATGTTGGGTCGTAGAGTCACTGAGCTAGAGAGGATCCCGCGTCCTCCACCTGGTGCTGGTCCATCACAGTTTGCTGCTCCATCTGCTCCACTATTTCCTTACCCGGATTTCGACATCTGA